The DNA region aaggaaaaactcttggataattttattttttgtaaaaagtttttctatttgccttggacaagtaatataaaagaaggggtgagggggcttcatgagatacaactcttattctttggtttggagactctcttggtggccgactcctctcttctccctttgctctcttttctattgtggtggtggtggccgaatattacaaggaggagaaactcttttggatggtgttcatcttggaggatcgtcgcccacacgacgtccaaggtgaggcgaggaatacggcagaagatcttgaggccattagcttacaaagagaaggtataactagtaattttcttccgcatcatactaattattttctttgtaagaattctaaatacaagaggcaattagatctagttttttgaatttgtgttttcttctttttcaaatttgtgattcgattgttctttttggttaacccagagttatttaaggaaattaaatattagctttccttaaaagactttgactaggcggtggtggttgctcccatatccaagaaggccatgtgcctcgccaggcagtcctggaagtcaattttagaaattaatatttaatggaattaataacataggtggatttgaatcaatagtattaagttccgcttgcgattcaaatctaaaccattaagaacagataagtttaatttcaaatcattgatgttaagttccgtctgcgattcctaatttaacttctaaagaacacaataggttatttaaggaaaggttcgacacttgtacaaaaatttttgtacagtggaaccggtacgttttcctatgaTTAACCAacactatgacctagggttaccgccccctagggttttccacttgcctaaccgcagctaggacttttgcctaagtacacttaggacttttcctacaatgctcattcaacatattagtaaacaaaacactttaactttgaaccctttgacataatcaaaatatagattcgatcgtcggatgcttcctgcaccaacagtttcTTGAGGTGAGAGGCTATATTTTTCACATATGCAATATAACCGAACACTCTCAAGTGGGTGAGATGTGACTTTCTTTCCATCCAAGCTTCAAATGGCGTGCGCTCTCCTTGCGCCTTAGTTGGGAGACGATTTAACAGATAGACAGCATGCTTAACTGCCTCTCCCCAGAACTTTGCCGGCATATGTGTACCCTTGAGGAGAGATCTTGCCATGGCCATCACGGTGCGATTATGACGCTCCACAACACCATTTTATTGGGGGTGTGTAGGGAGCTATGAGATGTCGCTCGATTCATTCATTTTCACAGAACTGAGTGAACTCCGTGGATAGAAACTCGCCGCCCCGGTCTGTCcggagtgttttgatcttgtattTAGTCTTGTTCTCCATCAAGAATTTGAACTTCTTGAATGCTTGGAATGCATCATTCTTTGCTGCCAATATAAACACCCACATCCACCTTGTGAAATCATCAACAATCAGAAGGAAGTACTTGTTATCGGTTAGTGTACACGATGAGATTGACCCGTAAATATCAGCATGGAGAAGTTCCAACGGTTTCTCCGCTCTACAGTTTGCTTGGCATGGGAATGGAGACCTTGCATGCTTGGCGATCACACACACCTCGCAAAGCTTGTTCAGCTGGGGCAATGGAGGCACATCAACCGCCAATTTCTTCTCCCCTAACACCTTCAAGTCATGGAAATTGACATGTCCGAGCCTTGTATGTCATAACCAGGTTGGGTCTTCTAGGCTTGCTAGAAGACATACTTGAATGTCTTCAAGGTTATCTTGTACAAGCAATTTTGTGTTCTCTTTACCAGCATCAAGAGcttcccgctcctatcaatcaccttcatggTATCTCTTTCCATGTGCACCTCATTCCCAGTTTTTGCCAATTGACCgagacttatgatattactacaaagtttTATAATGTAGTATATCTCGTGGAGAGCCTTCCGATCGTCGttcttgcattcgaacacaaTCGTCCCCTTGCCCATAATCTCAATGATTGATCCATCGCCAAACCTCACCCTCCCGgtgatggtttcatctagttcttgaaacttctcgTGATGGCCAGTCATGTGGTTACTGGCACCGTTATCAAGGTACCAAACGTCTTTATCTCCTTTATTAACGTCGCGGTACATCTTCGGTAACAACCTATCTTCACTGAGCAGAATGGTATCCTGCCGCTCACGCCTAGTGTCAGGCTCCTCATGGGACACGATCATCATCAGTGATAGCTCTTCATCGGTGGCGCAAGTGAGGTGAGACTCATCATCACGATGCTTGTTGTAGCATTCAGACGCATAATGCCCCATTTTCTCACAATTGAAACACTTTATACAGCTCTTATCACGAGTGCCTCTGCCATTGCTACTAGTGCCTCCTGCACTGTCTTGGCTTGGCGTACCACGACTACGATCGCGCCCCCACCCACGCCCACACCATTTGCCACGACTAGGGCTGCTGGACCCATGACCCTTGCCTCCTGACGAAGTGTCCACGTTGCTCCCCTTCTGTCGCATTTGCCATTCGGCATGAGTAAATAGGAGCTCACCTTTAGTGTCATTGGTGTTTCCGCGTAATCGTAGTGTTCGTTCCTCGTACGCCTTCAGTCGCCCAATAGTCTCCTCAAATGGTATCATCTCAAGATCGTGAAAATGTGCAATACTGGCAATAATAGGGAAGAACTTATCAGGGATCGAATCAAGCAGcttctttaccaaagaagaaTCTTCAAGCGTGGCACCAAGAGTGGAGAACTTGCTGCTCATGGCGCTGAGTTTGCTAGCAAACTCATCAATTGTCTCGGTCTCCTTCATCCGGAGGGCGTCAAACTCGCTCTTCAACGTTTGTACGCGTGCCTTCTTCACCTGATCACTACCAAGGTACCTCGTCTTGAGGCTGTCCTAGACTTCCTTCGCCGTCTTCTTTTTTACAATCTGGAGAAGGATGTCTCCGGGGATACATTGCAAGATGTATGTACGCGCCTTTTTGTCCTTCTTTATATCTACTTGGGCTCCTTTCGCTATCTCCACCACCTCCCAGACTCCCTGGGCATCAAGAATCGCCTCTGTCTTTATTGCCCACATAGTGTAATTATGAGGGCTTAGCATCGGATAGGGAAATGGTACTCCGCCGTTCTCCTTCGCAGCAACTTGTGGGATGCCAGACATTTTTGTGGAATCGTGGATTTTTGGATATTCTATATtaccaaagctctgataccagatgttGGCTTAGAATCGATGAATAACACACCCaaagcacactaacacacaggAATATATAAGAAGAATGAGACAAATAGAAATTTAACTTATGAAAGAAAATCTTACATCGAGATACTTTCTACACGCCTTTATGACGTTTTAAATACACCACAAATGATAAGAGCaaagatccataaaaataggatcgGCTAACActagatccataaaaataggaagaccgagtaataaaaaattatcaagaaaataaataaaaaaaataaactaatgaTGTGGGAACTTAATTTTATCATGTCTAGATTATTTTCTCACACATACGATTCAGATGAACAGACAGGATCCATCAAAAGTTCTAGAGGAAAAACCTCTTGTGCtgatgaaaatgaaaatggaagttCGGCAGAAGACGATAGTGATGATCTCTTTGGTTGATGCTCGATGATGTTGATGACAGAACCTTTGTCTGTGGGACCCTGATGTTCAGTTTTTCAGTGCTGTTTCTTCTTGAAACGTTA from Zingiber officinale cultivar Zhangliang chromosome 4B, Zo_v1.1, whole genome shotgun sequence includes:
- the LOC121977270 gene encoding uncharacterized protein LOC121977270 produces the protein MKETETIDEFASKLSAMSSKFSTLGATLEDSSLVKKLLDSIPDKFFPIIASIAHFHDLEMIPFEETIGRLKAYEERTLRLRGNTNDTKGELLFTHAEWQMRQKGSNVDTSSGGKGHGSSSPSRGKWCGRGWGRDRSRGTPSQDSAGGTSSNGRGTRDKSCIKCFNCEKMGHYASECYNKHRDDESHLTCATDEELSLMMIVSHEEPDTRRERQDTILLSEDRLLPKMYRDVNKGDKDVWYLDNGASNHMTGHHEKFQELDETITGRVRFGDGSIIEIMGKGTIVFECKNDDRKALHEIYYIIKLCSNIISLGQLAKTGNEVHMERDTMKVIDRSGKLLMLVKRTQNCLYKITLKTFKWMWVFILAAKNDAFQAFKKFKFLMENKTKYKIKTLRTDRGGEFLSTEFTQFCENE